The genome window GATCGCGGAAGTCCGCCGCTCGATGCTCCGCCGCTGGGGCATGAACATCAACGTGTTCTTCAACGATGCCCGGCACGTCATCACGTCTGGCCTGGGCGCGGTCCCGATCCTCTCGGGCGTGTTCGAGAACGGCGAGATCTCGGTCCTGGTCGACGCCCTCAACCAGAACGGCTCGGCCCGCGTCCTGGAAGACGCCACGGTCGTGACGATGAGCGGCGAGGCGGCCGCGTTCCTCTCCGGGGGTGAGTTCGCGGTTCCGACCACGATCCTCGGCGGTGGAGCGGTCGGAGCGGCGACGACCAGCTTCCGCGGCTTCGGGACCTCGGTCATCGCGACGCCGACCGTCATCGACGACGACCTGATCCGGATGCAGATCATCCCCGAACTGAGCTCGATCAACAGCGGCAACTCGGTCAACGGAATCTTCGGCCTGAACGTCCGCCGCGTGCAGACACGCGTCGAGCTCCGCGAAGGGCAGTCGATCGTCATCGGCGGCTTGTTCAGCCGGGCCGAACGGGGTGAGAACAACCACATCCCGCTCCTGGGAGAAATCCCGGCGGTCGGTTCGCTGCTCTTCAACCAGAAGCGGGTCACGGAAGACGAGGTCGAGCTCCTCATCATCGTGACGCCGGAGATCGTCCGGCCGATGGACGCCGACCAGGTCCCGCCGCTCCCCGGCTTCTACATCACCCATCCGGACGACATCGACTTCTGCTACTTCAACCGCATCGAAGGGCAGCCCGACCTGTCGAACTACCAGCTCCTGCCGTTCGGCAACGGCAACGGCGTGGGACAGAACGTGGGTTACAACTTCTATCAGCCGAATCCGCAGAACGGTGCCCTGTCGCCGCCGGCTCCGGGGAACATGAATCCCGCCGGCACTCCGAGCGGCTACCCGGCCCAGGGCGGCTACCCCGCTCAGGGCGGATATCCGGCCCAGGGTGGTTATCCCGCTCCGAACGGCTATCCCGCGGCAGGCGGCTACCCGGCACCCGGCGGCTATGCCCCGCCCCCCGCGCCGGCCGCCTACGGCCCGATGGTTCCCGAGTACGGACCGACTCCGGCTTACCCGCAGCCGACTCCGGCCTCGCCGATCTCGAGCAACGCCGCCCGGTCCGCGAACACGGCGGTCCAGCCCGGTCACTCCGCGTACCGGCAGCCGACGGTCCAGCAGGCGTCCGGAACCTACCGGCCGACGGTCCGGTAGTCCGACGCGGGGCCGCCACGGCGGTCCGAATAAGAACAGTCCAAACGAGAACGTCCCGCACGCCGTCCCCCGACACGATCCACTGCGAATCGCGAGCCCGGCTCCTGATCCGCCTGTCCTGATTCGAGGCCATTGATGTCCATGACCTGGAAAACCGCCACGCTCGGAGCGCTGGTCGTCACCGCGGTTGGGGTCCCCGGCTGTCATCATCACCGGGCCTGGAAGTCCCCGGGCTCGTGCAACAGCTGCCAGACGAGCGGTGCGCAATGCGAGCCGTGCGGGAACAGCTGCGAACCGTGCGGAAACGGCTGCAAGCCGGGCTGCAACGACGGTTGCAAGACGGGCTGCTGTCACGGCGGGTGCATCGACAACTTCTTCCTGCACATCAGCGCCAAGCTGCATCACCGCCGGTCGGGCGCGATTCCCGACACGCTCCCGCTGGGGAGCACGGTCCGGTCGCACTACCAGGTGATGGAGACCAACGCGGAAGCGGCGGACTTCATCTTCCACCAGCACGACTTCATCGGGGAGACGGCTGAGCTGACGTCCGACGGCAAGGACAAGCTGATGGAGATTCACGCCCGGATGAACGCCCAGCCGTTCCCCGTGCTGGTCGAGCGGACGACGAACAATGCCGATCCGGAACTCGACGCGCTCCGCCGCAATCTCGTCGCCCAGATCCTGACCGACTTCGGCCACATGGACGCGCAGCACCGGACCGTCGTGGCGACGCCGTACAGCAAGGGTTACATCACGCCGGAGGCGGAGAACACCTACCGCCGCTATCTGAACGGGTCCAACGGGTTCAACAACAACAACTTCGGCAACAACACCGGCGGCGGTGGATTCGG of Planctomyces sp. SH-PL14 contains these proteins:
- a CDS encoding type II and III secretion system protein family protein; its protein translation is MSARNSGVGTDATPPASSGCRTRRHTWRVFVATFITALPLTGLAQPLPDPVLAPGQPMPTLSPAPIQAIPGPGGQMVPMSPVPTPAHLPATNGGPLTPVPTPSSDLGLSNGNQSVPIRPFAPVGPFEPRPPMDRRIAGMPTNTQKLEVIHHRSQLVITKDAVVRMAWSDPTIIDIVQFSEKEFSILGSRMGTTDLWLWFKDQPEPLMYTVTVIRDPSLEDRRRIDYGRIERKLALLYPNSKVYLIPLSYKIIVRGQAKDPQEASNIMSVVRGEVIAEEGRMGMGFAGFSQGDVGAGGGFGAGDLNGGARTGGDFYSGYIVNEMQVPGEYTVQVRVRIAEVRRSMLRRWGMNINVFFNDARHVITSGLGAVPILSGVFENGEISVLVDALNQNGSARVLEDATVVTMSGEAAAFLSGGEFAVPTTILGGGAVGAATTSFRGFGTSVIATPTVIDDDLIRMQIIPELSSINSGNSVNGIFGLNVRRVQTRVELREGQSIVIGGLFSRAERGENNHIPLLGEIPAVGSLLFNQKRVTEDEVELLIIVTPEIVRPMDADQVPPLPGFYITHPDDIDFCYFNRIEGQPDLSNYQLLPFGNGNGVGQNVGYNFYQPNPQNGALSPPAPGNMNPAGTPSGYPAQGGYPAQGGYPAQGGYPAPNGYPAAGGYPAPGGYAPPPAPAAYGPMVPEYGPTPAYPQPTPASPISSNAARSANTAVQPGHSAYRQPTVQQASGTYRPTVR